A region of Mangifera indica cultivar Alphonso unplaced genomic scaffold, CATAS_Mindica_2.1 Un_0076, whole genome shotgun sequence DNA encodes the following proteins:
- the LOC123207413 gene encoding RNA-dependent RNA polymerase 6-like isoform X1 yields MGQEGTGKKTVVTQVSFGGFDNDVTAKELTYYLQCYIGDVWRCRLKTSSTPPESYPDFDIIKTSEIQSTDGYKKVEPHAFVHFASPESATEAMNAAGRCELFFKNRALKASLGPENPFYLNMRRRTSIPFKLPDVCVEIGTLVSRDEFFVGWRGPSSGVEFLVDPFDGMCKICFSRDVAFSFKSSTARAVIKCDFKVEFLVQDINEIKQYSDWSYQVILFQLASSPSVWYRTADDDIDVTVPYDLLDDDDPWIRTTDFTPSGAIGRCNYYRICVRPRHGGKLNRAMDYLGKCGVPVECLRWPLKIRDGPEFGMLMTDPFFCIHHRDGIDFEVMYLVNAVMHKGIFSQHRLSDNFFNILRSQPKEVNMAALKHICSYKRPVFDACKRLQVVQEWLLKNPKLYEIPKQVDDIVEIRRLVITPTKAYCLPPEVELSNRVLRKYKNVADRFLRVTFMDEGLQTMNANVLTYYVAPIVKEITSNSFPQKTRVFKRVRSILLDGFYLCGRKYSFLAFSSNQLRDRSAWFFAEDGKTNVLDIKSWMGKFVNRNIAKCAARMGQCFSSTYATVEVPSTEVNHDLSDVERNGYVFSDGIGMITPDLAKEVSEKLKLNMNPLPCAYQIRYAGYKGVVACWPANGDGIRLSLRRSMNKFQSKHTTLEICSWTRFQPGFLNRQIITLLSTLNIPDETFWQMQVSMVSKLNKMVMDTDVAFEVLTVSCTDQGNTAAMMLSAGFKPQAEPHLRGMLTSIRAAQLWGLREKARIFVQSGRWLMGCLDELAVLEQGQCFIQVSKPSLENRFSKHGSRFTETECNLEVVTGFVVIAKNPCLHPGDIRILEAVDVPGLHHLYDCLVFPQKGDRPHTNEASGSDLDGDLYFVTWDENLIPPGKKSWPPMQYDPAEAKLLSRPVNHQDIIDFFAKHMVNENLGAICNAHVVHADLSEYGALDEKCIILAELAATAVDFPKTGKVVSMPSHLKPKMYPDFMGKQEYQSYKSNKILGRLYRYIKDNYEEEISGSAEVNINPVEIPYDTDLEVTGSVDFIVDAWDKKCSYDSRLLGLLDQYKVNREEELVTGHIWSMPRYNSRKQGDLKERLKHSYSSLRKEFRQIFEKMESDFEQLSDAEKNLIYERKAAAWYQVTYHPKWVKKSLDLQELDGCRNVVLLSFAWIADDYLIRIKIRNRGMENADPTKPVNSLAMYLADRL; encoded by the exons ATGGGGCAAGAAGGAACTGGAAAGAAGACAGTGGTCACTCAGGTTAGTTTTGGTGGATTTGACAACGATGTTACAGCAAAAGAACTTACATATTACTTGCAATGTTACATTGGAGATGTGTGGCGCTGTAGGTTGAAGACTTCTTCAACCCCTCCAGAATCCTATCCAGATTTTGATATCATTAAAACTTCAGAAATTCAAAGTACTGATGGTTATAAGAAGGTGGAGCCACATGCCTTTGTGCATTTTGCCTCACCTGAATCTGCAACTGAAGCAATGAATGCTGCAGGCCGTTGTGAGCTCTTTTTCAAGAATCGAGCACTGAAGGCCAGCTTGGGCCCTGAAAATCCATTCTACTTGAATATGAGGAGGAGGACTAGTATTCCGTTCAAATTACCTGATGTATGTGTTGAAATTGGTACCTTAGTTAGCCGAGATGAGTTTTTTGTTGGTTGGAGAGGACCTTCGTCAGGCGTTGAGTTTTTGGTGGATCCTTTTGATGGAATGtgcaaaatttgtttttcaagagATGTTGCTTTCTCTTTCAAAAGCTCTACTGCACGTGCTGTTATTAAATGTGATTTTAAGGTTGAGTTCTTGGTGCAGGACATCAATGAGATCAAACAATATTCAGATTGGTCCTATCAAGTAATTCTATTTCAGCTGGCTTCATCACCTTCAGTGTGGTACAGAACCGCTGATGATGATATAGATGTAACGGTACCATATGATTTGTTGGATGATGATGATCCTTGGATCCGAACCACAGATTTTACACCTAGTGGGGCAATTGGTCGGTGTAATTATTATCGAATTTGTGTCCGTCCCCGTCATGGTGGAAAGCTAAATAGGGCCATGGATTATCTTGGAAAATGTGGGGTGCCAGTAGAGTGCCTCAGGTGGCCACTTAAGATTAGAGATGGACCTGAATTCGGGATGCTCATGACAGATCCATTTTTTTGTATTCATCATAGGGATGGCATAGACTTTGAGGTTATGTATTTGGTGAATGCTGTCATGCATAAAGGAATATTCAGCCAACACCGGCTATCAGATAACTTCTTTAATATACTGAGGAGCCAACCTAAGGAGGTAAATATGGCTGCTCTGAAGCACATATGTTCTTATAAACGGCCTGTGTTTGATGCCTGTAAGAGGCTGCAAGTTGTGCAAGAATGGTTACTCAAGAATCCCAAGCTTTATGAGATTCCTAAGCAGGTGGATGACATTGTAGAAATCAGAAGGTTGGTTATTACCCCAACCAAAGCGTACTGTCTTCCCCCAGAAGTTGAACTCTCCAATAGGGTTCTTCGGAAATATAAAAATGTTGCTGATCGGTTTTTAAGAGTCACCTTCATGGATGAAGGCTTGCAGACAATGAATGCAAATGTTCTTACTTATTATGTTGCTCCAATTGTGAAGGAAATCACATCAAACTCCTTCCCACAGAAGACACGAGTATTTAAGAGGGTGAGGAGCATTCTCTTAGATGGGTTCTATTTATGTGGTCGCAAATATTCCTTTCTAGCCTTTTCGTCAAATCAATTAAGGGATCGTTCGGCGTGGTTTTTTGCCGAAGATGGGAAGACCAATGTGCTTGACATTAAAAGTTGGATGGGAAAGTTCGTCAATAGGAACATTGCAAAGTGCGCTGCCAGGATGGGCCAGTGCTTCTCATCAACATATGCAACAGTAGAAGTACCGTCAACGGAGGTTAATCATGATCTTTCAGATGTTGAGCGCAATGGATATGTTTTTTCTGATGGTATCGGTATGATCACTCCTGATCTTGCCAAGGAAGTTTCAGAGAAACTGAAATTGAACATGAACCCACTGCCCTGTGCTTATCAAATCAGATATGCGGGTTACAAAGGGGTGGTGGCCTGTTGGCCAGCAAATGGTGATGGGATTCGACTGTCGTTGAGGAGAAGTATGAACAAGTTCCAGTCTAAACACACTACCTTGGAAATATGCTCATGGACCAGGTTTCAGCCTGGTTTCCTAAATAGGCAGATAATTACATTACTTTCAACATTGAACATTCCCGATGAAACATTTTGGCAAATGCAGGTCTCTATGGTTTCTAAACTGAACAAAATGGTCATGGATACTGATGTGGCATTTGAAGTCTTGACTGTATCCTGTACTGATCAAGGAAATACCGCAGCAATGATGCTGAGTGCAGGTTTCAAGCCTCAAGCAGAACCTCATTTACGGGGAATGTTAACCTCTATAAGAGCTGCCCAGCTTTGGGGTCTTAGGGAAAAGGCTCGGATATTTGTTCAGTCCGGGAGGTGGTTGATGGGCTGCTTGGATGAACTTGCGGTATTGGAACAAGGTCAGTGCTTTATCCAAGTGTCCAAGCCATCTTTGGAAAACCGCTTTTCCAAACATGGCTCCAGATTTACAGAGACAGAATGCAATTTGGAAGTTGTTACCGGATTTGTGGTTATAGCAAAGAACCCGTGCCTTCACCCAGGAGATATAAGGATTTTGGAAGCAGTTGATGTTCCGGGTTTGCACCATTTGTATGATTGCCTTGTTTTCCCTCAAAAGGGTGACAGGCCCCATACAAATGAAGCTTCTGGAAGTGACCTTGATGGGGATCTCTACTTTGTCACTTGGGATGAAAATCTTATCCCTCCTGGTAAGAAGAGCTGGCCTCCGATGCAGTATGATCCTGCTGAGGCCAAACTTTTGTCACGCCCAGTCAATCACCAG gaCATAATAGATTTTTTTGCAAAACACATGGTTAATGAGAACCTAGGTGCAATCTGCAATGCTCATGTTGTTCATGCTGACCTCAGTGAGTATGGAGCACTGGATGAGAAGTGCATCATTCTAGCAGAGTTAGCTGCCACAGCTGTTGATTTTCCCAAAACCGGGAAGGTTGTATCTATGCCGTCACATCTGAAACCAAAGATGTATCCAGATTTTATGGGAAAGCAGGAGTATCAATCATACAAGTCAAACAAAATATTGGGAAGACTCTATCgatatattaaagataattatGAAGAAGAAATTTCTGGTTCAGCTGAGGTAAACATTAATCCTGTTGAAATCCCCTATGATACAGATCTTGAGGTCACTGGATCTGTTGATTTCATTGTTGATGCTTGGGATAAAAAATGCTCCTATGACAGCCGATTGCTTGGTCTTCTGGACCAGTACAAAGTTAATAGAGAAGAAGAGCTGGTCACGGGGCATATATGGTCTATGCCAAGATACAACAGCCGGAAGCAAGGTGACTTAAAGGAGAGGCTCAAACATTCTTACAGTTCCTTGAGAAAGGAATTTAGGCAAATTTTTGAGAAGATGGAGTCAGATTTTGAGCAACTCTCTGATGCTGAGAAGAATTTAATCTATGAACGTAAGGCCGCAGCATGGTACCAGGTCACTTACCATCCGAAATGGGTGAAGAAATCATTAGACCTGCAAGAGCTAGATGGCTGTAGGAATGTAGTTTTGCTGAGTTTTGCCTGGATTGCAGATGATTATCTTATTCGGATCAAAATTAGGAATCGAGGAATGGAGAATGCTGACCCTACAAAGCCGGTCAACTCTTTAGCAATGTATCTGGCTGATAGATTGTGA
- the LOC123207413 gene encoding RNA-dependent RNA polymerase 6-like isoform X2, producing MNAAGRCELFFKNRALKASLGPENPFYLNMRRRTSIPFKLPDVCVEIGTLVSRDEFFVGWRGPSSGVEFLVDPFDGMCKICFSRDVAFSFKSSTARAVIKCDFKVEFLVQDINEIKQYSDWSYQVILFQLASSPSVWYRTADDDIDVTVPYDLLDDDDPWIRTTDFTPSGAIGRCNYYRICVRPRHGGKLNRAMDYLGKCGVPVECLRWPLKIRDGPEFGMLMTDPFFCIHHRDGIDFEVMYLVNAVMHKGIFSQHRLSDNFFNILRSQPKEVNMAALKHICSYKRPVFDACKRLQVVQEWLLKNPKLYEIPKQVDDIVEIRRLVITPTKAYCLPPEVELSNRVLRKYKNVADRFLRVTFMDEGLQTMNANVLTYYVAPIVKEITSNSFPQKTRVFKRVRSILLDGFYLCGRKYSFLAFSSNQLRDRSAWFFAEDGKTNVLDIKSWMGKFVNRNIAKCAARMGQCFSSTYATVEVPSTEVNHDLSDVERNGYVFSDGIGMITPDLAKEVSEKLKLNMNPLPCAYQIRYAGYKGVVACWPANGDGIRLSLRRSMNKFQSKHTTLEICSWTRFQPGFLNRQIITLLSTLNIPDETFWQMQVSMVSKLNKMVMDTDVAFEVLTVSCTDQGNTAAMMLSAGFKPQAEPHLRGMLTSIRAAQLWGLREKARIFVQSGRWLMGCLDELAVLEQGQCFIQVSKPSLENRFSKHGSRFTETECNLEVVTGFVVIAKNPCLHPGDIRILEAVDVPGLHHLYDCLVFPQKGDRPHTNEASGSDLDGDLYFVTWDENLIPPGKKSWPPMQYDPAEAKLLSRPVNHQDIIDFFAKHMVNENLGAICNAHVVHADLSEYGALDEKCIILAELAATAVDFPKTGKVVSMPSHLKPKMYPDFMGKQEYQSYKSNKILGRLYRYIKDNYEEEISGSAEVNINPVEIPYDTDLEVTGSVDFIVDAWDKKCSYDSRLLGLLDQYKVNREEELVTGHIWSMPRYNSRKQGDLKERLKHSYSSLRKEFRQIFEKMESDFEQLSDAEKNLIYERKAAAWYQVTYHPKWVKKSLDLQELDGCRNVVLLSFAWIADDYLIRIKIRNRGMENADPTKPVNSLAMYLADRL from the exons ATGAATGCTGCAGGCCGTTGTGAGCTCTTTTTCAAGAATCGAGCACTGAAGGCCAGCTTGGGCCCTGAAAATCCATTCTACTTGAATATGAGGAGGAGGACTAGTATTCCGTTCAAATTACCTGATGTATGTGTTGAAATTGGTACCTTAGTTAGCCGAGATGAGTTTTTTGTTGGTTGGAGAGGACCTTCGTCAGGCGTTGAGTTTTTGGTGGATCCTTTTGATGGAATGtgcaaaatttgtttttcaagagATGTTGCTTTCTCTTTCAAAAGCTCTACTGCACGTGCTGTTATTAAATGTGATTTTAAGGTTGAGTTCTTGGTGCAGGACATCAATGAGATCAAACAATATTCAGATTGGTCCTATCAAGTAATTCTATTTCAGCTGGCTTCATCACCTTCAGTGTGGTACAGAACCGCTGATGATGATATAGATGTAACGGTACCATATGATTTGTTGGATGATGATGATCCTTGGATCCGAACCACAGATTTTACACCTAGTGGGGCAATTGGTCGGTGTAATTATTATCGAATTTGTGTCCGTCCCCGTCATGGTGGAAAGCTAAATAGGGCCATGGATTATCTTGGAAAATGTGGGGTGCCAGTAGAGTGCCTCAGGTGGCCACTTAAGATTAGAGATGGACCTGAATTCGGGATGCTCATGACAGATCCATTTTTTTGTATTCATCATAGGGATGGCATAGACTTTGAGGTTATGTATTTGGTGAATGCTGTCATGCATAAAGGAATATTCAGCCAACACCGGCTATCAGATAACTTCTTTAATATACTGAGGAGCCAACCTAAGGAGGTAAATATGGCTGCTCTGAAGCACATATGTTCTTATAAACGGCCTGTGTTTGATGCCTGTAAGAGGCTGCAAGTTGTGCAAGAATGGTTACTCAAGAATCCCAAGCTTTATGAGATTCCTAAGCAGGTGGATGACATTGTAGAAATCAGAAGGTTGGTTATTACCCCAACCAAAGCGTACTGTCTTCCCCCAGAAGTTGAACTCTCCAATAGGGTTCTTCGGAAATATAAAAATGTTGCTGATCGGTTTTTAAGAGTCACCTTCATGGATGAAGGCTTGCAGACAATGAATGCAAATGTTCTTACTTATTATGTTGCTCCAATTGTGAAGGAAATCACATCAAACTCCTTCCCACAGAAGACACGAGTATTTAAGAGGGTGAGGAGCATTCTCTTAGATGGGTTCTATTTATGTGGTCGCAAATATTCCTTTCTAGCCTTTTCGTCAAATCAATTAAGGGATCGTTCGGCGTGGTTTTTTGCCGAAGATGGGAAGACCAATGTGCTTGACATTAAAAGTTGGATGGGAAAGTTCGTCAATAGGAACATTGCAAAGTGCGCTGCCAGGATGGGCCAGTGCTTCTCATCAACATATGCAACAGTAGAAGTACCGTCAACGGAGGTTAATCATGATCTTTCAGATGTTGAGCGCAATGGATATGTTTTTTCTGATGGTATCGGTATGATCACTCCTGATCTTGCCAAGGAAGTTTCAGAGAAACTGAAATTGAACATGAACCCACTGCCCTGTGCTTATCAAATCAGATATGCGGGTTACAAAGGGGTGGTGGCCTGTTGGCCAGCAAATGGTGATGGGATTCGACTGTCGTTGAGGAGAAGTATGAACAAGTTCCAGTCTAAACACACTACCTTGGAAATATGCTCATGGACCAGGTTTCAGCCTGGTTTCCTAAATAGGCAGATAATTACATTACTTTCAACATTGAACATTCCCGATGAAACATTTTGGCAAATGCAGGTCTCTATGGTTTCTAAACTGAACAAAATGGTCATGGATACTGATGTGGCATTTGAAGTCTTGACTGTATCCTGTACTGATCAAGGAAATACCGCAGCAATGATGCTGAGTGCAGGTTTCAAGCCTCAAGCAGAACCTCATTTACGGGGAATGTTAACCTCTATAAGAGCTGCCCAGCTTTGGGGTCTTAGGGAAAAGGCTCGGATATTTGTTCAGTCCGGGAGGTGGTTGATGGGCTGCTTGGATGAACTTGCGGTATTGGAACAAGGTCAGTGCTTTATCCAAGTGTCCAAGCCATCTTTGGAAAACCGCTTTTCCAAACATGGCTCCAGATTTACAGAGACAGAATGCAATTTGGAAGTTGTTACCGGATTTGTGGTTATAGCAAAGAACCCGTGCCTTCACCCAGGAGATATAAGGATTTTGGAAGCAGTTGATGTTCCGGGTTTGCACCATTTGTATGATTGCCTTGTTTTCCCTCAAAAGGGTGACAGGCCCCATACAAATGAAGCTTCTGGAAGTGACCTTGATGGGGATCTCTACTTTGTCACTTGGGATGAAAATCTTATCCCTCCTGGTAAGAAGAGCTGGCCTCCGATGCAGTATGATCCTGCTGAGGCCAAACTTTTGTCACGCCCAGTCAATCACCAG gaCATAATAGATTTTTTTGCAAAACACATGGTTAATGAGAACCTAGGTGCAATCTGCAATGCTCATGTTGTTCATGCTGACCTCAGTGAGTATGGAGCACTGGATGAGAAGTGCATCATTCTAGCAGAGTTAGCTGCCACAGCTGTTGATTTTCCCAAAACCGGGAAGGTTGTATCTATGCCGTCACATCTGAAACCAAAGATGTATCCAGATTTTATGGGAAAGCAGGAGTATCAATCATACAAGTCAAACAAAATATTGGGAAGACTCTATCgatatattaaagataattatGAAGAAGAAATTTCTGGTTCAGCTGAGGTAAACATTAATCCTGTTGAAATCCCCTATGATACAGATCTTGAGGTCACTGGATCTGTTGATTTCATTGTTGATGCTTGGGATAAAAAATGCTCCTATGACAGCCGATTGCTTGGTCTTCTGGACCAGTACAAAGTTAATAGAGAAGAAGAGCTGGTCACGGGGCATATATGGTCTATGCCAAGATACAACAGCCGGAAGCAAGGTGACTTAAAGGAGAGGCTCAAACATTCTTACAGTTCCTTGAGAAAGGAATTTAGGCAAATTTTTGAGAAGATGGAGTCAGATTTTGAGCAACTCTCTGATGCTGAGAAGAATTTAATCTATGAACGTAAGGCCGCAGCATGGTACCAGGTCACTTACCATCCGAAATGGGTGAAGAAATCATTAGACCTGCAAGAGCTAGATGGCTGTAGGAATGTAGTTTTGCTGAGTTTTGCCTGGATTGCAGATGATTATCTTATTCGGATCAAAATTAGGAATCGAGGAATGGAGAATGCTGACCCTACAAAGCCGGTCAACTCTTTAGCAATGTATCTGGCTGATAGATTGTGA